CGACGGACGCGCGTAATCGGTGAAGCAGAAGAAGGTGCCGCCATAGGGGCGCATACCGCCGTGCAGGGTCATGCCGTTCATCGCAGCGGCCATGCCGTGCTCACGGATGCCCCAATAGACGTAGCGGCCCTTGCGGTTGTCGGTGTCAAAGACACCGAGGTCGCCGGTCTTGGTGTTGTTGGAGCCGGTGAGGTCGGCCGAGCCGCCCACGGTTTCCGGCATCAAGGGGTTGATCACCGCCAGCGCCATTTCGCTGGATTTGCGGGTGGCGACCTTAGGCTGCTCTTCGCTGATCTGCTTTTTCAGGGCCTTGATGGCGGCAGAGAGCTTTTTCGGCGCTTCCAGTGCGTAGGCGCGGTTGAACCGCTCCTGTTTCTGCTTGGACAGCTCGGCAAAGCGCGCCTCCCAGGCCGCGCGGTCAGCTGCGCCACGGGTGCCGATGGCTTCCCACTGGGCTTTGACGTCGGCGGGGACCTCAAAGGCGCCGAGCGGTGCGCCATAGGCTTCTTTGGCGGCTTTCAGCTGCTCGGCATCGGTCAGCGCGCCGTGACCCTTGGAGGTGTCCTGCGCGGCGTGGCCAAGGGCGATATGCGTCTTGCAGGCGATCATCGAGGGTTTCTGCGCCTTCTTCGCGGCGGTGATGGCCGCGTCGATGGCTTCGGGATCGTGACCATCGATTTCCTGCACGTGCCAGCCGGAGGCCTTGAAGCGCTGGATCTGGTTGGTGCGGTCAGAGAGTTCAACCGAGCCGTCGATGGTGATGTTGTTGTTGTCCCACAGCACGATCAGCTTGCCCAGTTTCTGACGACCGGCAATGCCGATGGCCTCCTGGCTGATGCCCTCCATCAGGCAGCCGTCGCCTGCGATTACATAGGTGTTGTGATCGACGACCTTCTTGCCGTAATGGGCGCGCTGCATTTCTTCGGCCATGGCAAAGCCGACGGCGTTGGCGATGCCCTGACCCAGCGGACCAGTGGTGGTTTCCACCGCATCGATCAGGAAGTTTTCCGGATGGCCCGCGGTCAGCGCGCCCATCTGACGGAAGTTCTTGATCTGATCCAGCGTTACCTGCTCATCGCCCATGAGATAGAGAAGCGAATAGATCAGCATGGAGCCGTGGCCTGCCGACAGGATGAACCGGTCACGGTCGGCCCATTTTGGGGCCTTTACGTCGAATTTTAAGTGCTTTTCAAACAGGACGGTGGCCACATCGGCCATGCCGATCGGCATGCCGGAGTGGCCGGAGTTTGCGGCAGCGACGGCATCAAGGGTCAGGGCGCGAATGGCGGCGGCCTTGTTCCAATGCTCGGGATTTGCGGTGCGCAGGGCTGTCAGATCCACTGAACTGTTCCTTTAGGTTGGCAGGCTGATGAGCCGCTGAATACCAGTGATGGGGCAAAGATCAAGCGTTGGCAGGCGTTTCTGTGTTTCGAACGCGAAGGACCGCTTGCAAGTGCTTGAAAGCAAAGAGGCGGTGTTTTACTCCTGCAAGGGTTAAGCTGCGCGTATGATCGGCAGGCATGTGCGATTCGCACAGCAGTGCAAAGCAGAGGTGCAAACCGGCACGGCAGGAGGCAGCGCGAAGATCGCGCCAGCGAGATGGACGGGTGAGGGACAGGCATGAAGCAGATTGAAGACTTGCAGGGCCGGATCCTGGCCGCAATGGACCGGATCGGGACGGGTGTCGGCGCACTTGAACAAGCGCGCAGCTCAGCCGAGGCCAAGGCCGTTGCGGCGGCCGATACCAGCGCGCTGGAACAGGCGCTGGACGAAGAACGGGTCGCCAATGCCCAGTTGACCGAACGGGTCAAGGTCCTGCGCGGGCGGTTGAAAGAGCTGGAAGAGCAGGCACCGGCGGCGTCTACGGCAGATGCCTCGGGTGATATCGCTGCAATGCAGGCCGAGCTTGAGCTTTTGCGGAATGAGGCTGCAAATGCCCCGCAGGCCGAAGCCTTGAAACAGGAAGTGGCGCGGCTGAAGGCGCAAATGGAAGGCGCAGCCAATTCGGCGGCCACCGAGAAAGAAAGCCTTGAGGACCGGATTGAACAGCTCGAGGCCGCCAATGCGGAACTCACGGCTCAGCTGGCTGAAGCCGGATCCGTTCAGGAAACGTCCGCTTCCGAAACTGCGCATGGTGAAAACGGCGGCACTGACGAGGAGGTGCTGCAGCGACTGGACACGGAATTGCAGCAATTGCGCCTGGCCAACGAACAGCTCCGTACATCTAACGCTGCCCTGCGCGAAGCCAATGCCGAAGGGCTGGGCGATGCCGGGCTGATCAATGCGGCGATGGCAGCAGAGATCGACGGTCTGCGCGCGGCGCAGGCGAGTGACAAGGCGCAGGTGAACGCGGTTCTGGCCCGGCTTGAACCGCTGCTGGCGGCAGCGCCCAACCTGCCCGAAGGAGAGGAAATTTGATGCCCGAAGTGACCATTCATATTGGCGGCCGCGGTTTCGAGGTCTCCTGCCAGGAAGGCGAGGAGAGTTATCTGCATTCTGCGGCCAAGATGCTGGATGATGAGGCGCAGGTGCTGTCGGACCAGATTGGCCGTATGCCCGAAGCGCGCATGCTGCTGATGGCGGGGCTGATGCTGGCGGACAAGACCGCAGCGGTCGAGGACCGGATCAAAGAGGTCGAGGCGGTCCTGGCTGAGCGCGAGGCGGAACTGGCCGCGCTGAAGGCACAGCCCGCGCCGGAGCCGGAGCGGATTGAAGTGCCTGTTGTGCCCCCTCAGGTGGCTGAAACCCTGGCCGAACTGGCCGCCCGCGCCGAAGCCATGGCGCAGGAGATCGAAGAAAAAGCCTCTGCCGCGCAATAGGCGGCGGGGCGCTGCGCTGACGGGGTCGATCGGTTTTCGATGTCGCTCGCCGAATGTCCGAATCCGAAACGCAAAAAAGGCCTGTCACGCGTGCTGCGGACAGGCCTTTTTCATGTTGTCTGGTCGTGCGGCTTAACCGTTGGCTTCGCGGATCTTATCCGCCGCGGCCTTGTCAAAGCTGACGCCGTTCTCTTCGAACATGCCGTCGAGTTCACCGGAGAGGGTCATTTCGGTGATGATGTCGCAGCCGCCGACGAATTCGCCTTTGACATAAAGCTGTGGAATGGTCGGCCAGTCCGAGTAATCCTTGATCCCGGCGCGGATCTCTTCGTCGGCCAGCACGTTGACGTCGGTGTAGTCAACGCCGATGTAGTTCAGAACACCGGCCACGCGGGAAGAGAAGCCGCACTGCGGCATGTCCTTGGTGCCTTTCATGTAAAGCACCACGTCGTTGGATTTGACGGTTTCGTCGATGCGGGTTTTTGCGTCGCTCATGTTGCGTTTCCTTCTGGCGGATGTGCCGTTGTCCTGCTGCCCGAGATATAGGGAATAATGTGGAGAATTCCAATCCGGGCCGGGGAACGGATGTGTGAGGCTCTGCGCGCTCAGCTCTTGTCTTTGGGAACAAAAAGGCGGGCATATTCCTGCGGGTCCTTGGGGACCTTCCAGGTCCTGACAGACCCGCCGCCCATGCCGGACTGATAGTCCGAGCGCAGCGTGTGATAGTCCGGGTCGCTGTCGTCTTCTTCCGTTGGTGCGCGTCGTTGACCGATGACGGCAACAACTGCCGTCATCACAATAACGCCGACCACCAGAAAGGACATGAACAGCGACATGTGTGCTACTCGGGCGCTTTGGTGGTCAGGGCGAGGGCGTGCAACTCACCATTGGCGCCGTCCATTTTGCCTTTGAGGGCCGCGTAAACGGCGCGCTGCTGCTGCACACGGTTCTTGCCGCGAAAGCTTTCATCGACGACCATCGCGGACATATGCACGCCGTCGGTGCCACCGACCTGGATTTGGGCATCGGGAAAGGATGCGCGCAGAAGCTCTTCGATTTCATGGGCCTGCATGGGCATTGCGTGGGATCCTCGTGGTTCTGTTCGCTAAAAATGTAGGCCTGACGGAGAGGCAGTTCAAGCAGGGAGATGCTCCCGCCGCGCAAGACCTGATTGAAAATCAGACCGTGCGAGTTGGGCCCGGCAGCGCGCGATGCACGCTGCCGGGCCCAAGGCCGTAAAGGGGGGCTTGCCATAGGCAAGGGCACCTGCGGGCGCGGGAGGGCGCCCGTTTGTGTTTGATATCAGGCGACGGCCTCGGCAAAGCTGCTGCGGAAAATCTGCGACAGCTCTTCCAGCGGCGCTTCGCTGCCACCGATTTTTACCGTGTCACCGGTGAAACGGCCCACGGTGGTGACGCTGACACCGGCCTGACCGGCTGCCAGCATCAGACCTTCGGCTTGATCAAAGTTGCAGGCGACCAGATAACGGGCCTGATCTTCGCCAAACAGGGTCGGGGTGTCACCGGCATCGATCTGGACGCCAACGCCAGCGCCCTCGGCCAGTTCAAAGGCCGCCAGCGCCAGACCGCCATCCGCCAGATCGGTGCAGGCCTTGATCAGCTCGCGGTTGGCCCGGATGAATTCGCCGTTACGCTTTTCCGCTTCCAGATCCACCGTCGGCGCATCCCCGTCCTCGCGGTTGAAGACTTCCGCCAGAAGGGCCGACTGGCCCAGGTGGCCAGTGGTTTCACCGATCAGCAGGGCGATATGGCCTTCGCGCACTTCACCGGTGATCGCCTCTTCGCCCTCGGCGATCAGACCCACGGCACCGATGGTTGGGGTGGGCAAGATTCCCTGTCCGTCGGTCTCGTTATAAAGCGAGACGTTGCCCGAAACGATCGGCATGTTGAGCGCAGCAACAGCTTCGCCGATGCCTTTGATGGCGCCGACGAATTGGCCCATGATCTCGGGCTTTTCCGGGTTGCCGAAGTTGAGGTTGTCAGTCGTCGCCAGAGGCAGGGCGCCCACGGCAGAGAGGTTTCGGTAAGCCTCGGCTACCGCCTGTTTGCCACCCTCAAAGGGGTTCGCTTTGACGTAGCGCGGCGTCACATCGCTGGTAAAGGCCAACTGTTTGCCGGTGCCATGCACCCGGACGATGCCGGAGCCCCCGCCGGGGCGGCGGGCGGTGTCGCCCATCACGGTGGTGTCGTACTGTTCATAGACCCACTGTTTTCCGGCGTAGTTCGGTGAGGCGATCAGCGCCTTCAGGCCGTCGATCGGATCGATAGTGGGCACATCCGCATCAGTCAGCGGTTCTGCGGTGGGCGTTTCG
This genomic stretch from Phaeobacter gallaeciensis harbors:
- the grxD gene encoding Grx4 family monothiol glutaredoxin, whose product is MSDAKTRIDETVKSNDVVLYMKGTKDMPQCGFSSRVAGVLNYIGVDYTDVNVLADEEIRAGIKDYSDWPTIPQLYVKGEFVGGCDIITEMTLSGELDGMFEENGVSFDKAAADKIREANG
- a CDS encoding BolA/IbaG family iron-sulfur metabolism protein; translation: MPMQAHEIEELLRASFPDAQIQVGGTDGVHMSAMVVDESFRGKNRVQQQRAVYAALKGKMDGANGELHALALTTKAPE
- a CDS encoding cell division protein ZapA — encoded protein: MPEVTIHIGGRGFEVSCQEGEESYLHSAAKMLDDEAQVLSDQIGRMPEARMLLMAGLMLADKTAAVEDRIKEVEAVLAEREAELAALKAQPAPEPERIEVPVVPPQVAETLAELAARAEAMAQEIEEKASAAQ
- the tkt gene encoding transketolase, with amino-acid sequence MDLTALRTANPEHWNKAAAIRALTLDAVAAANSGHSGMPIGMADVATVLFEKHLKFDVKAPKWADRDRFILSAGHGSMLIYSLLYLMGDEQVTLDQIKNFRQMGALTAGHPENFLIDAVETTTGPLGQGIANAVGFAMAEEMQRAHYGKKVVDHNTYVIAGDGCLMEGISQEAIGIAGRQKLGKLIVLWDNNNITIDGSVELSDRTNQIQRFKASGWHVQEIDGHDPEAIDAAITAAKKAQKPSMIACKTHIALGHAAQDTSKGHGALTDAEQLKAAKEAYGAPLGAFEVPADVKAQWEAIGTRGAADRAAWEARFAELSKQKQERFNRAYALEAPKKLSAAIKALKKQISEEQPKVATRKSSEMALAVINPLMPETVGGSADLTGSNNTKTGDLGVFDTDNRKGRYVYWGIREHGMAAAMNGMTLHGGMRPYGGTFFCFTDYARPSMRLAALMKTPTVFVMTHDSIGVGEDGPTHQPVEHLAICRATPNTYVFRPADTVEAAEAWEIAVTAKETPSVMVLTRQNLPTVRTEHKLSNLTEKGAYVLSEAEGKRQVILIATGSEVSLAMEAKAKLEAEGIGTRVVSMPCMELFAQQDEAYRRKVLPAGPVRVGIEAAVRAGGWDRWLLGERGQEKKAAFVGMDRFGASAPADELFEKFGITAEATVAKAKELLG
- a CDS encoding colicin transporter; translation: MKQIEDLQGRILAAMDRIGTGVGALEQARSSAEAKAVAAADTSALEQALDEERVANAQLTERVKVLRGRLKELEEQAPAASTADASGDIAAMQAELELLRNEAANAPQAEALKQEVARLKAQMEGAANSAATEKESLEDRIEQLEAANAELTAQLAEAGSVQETSASETAHGENGGTDEEVLQRLDTELQQLRLANEQLRTSNAALREANAEGLGDAGLINAAMAAEIDGLRAAQASDKAQVNAVLARLEPLLAAAPNLPEGEEI